The Sebastes fasciatus isolate fSebFas1 chromosome 4, fSebFas1.pri, whole genome shotgun sequence genome window below encodes:
- the neil1 gene encoding endonuclease 8-like 1: MPEGPELHLASLYVNKMCAGVVFTGPVTKSEVSKSPDVPFTCEAYLITATSRGKEVKLTLTPMKSDDPKRRAKAGQADQPMEVVIRFGMSGYFRFTAEDELPKHAHLRFYSNEKPCRVLSFVDTRRFGSWQPNGTWQPDRGPCIMFDYERFREKVVSHLSDRAFDRPICEVLLNQKYFNGIGNYLRAEILFRLNIPPFVPARTVLEGLESEDLCENKKPVKNEITDTKTSQQKQVKGEMGDLLRLCHTVPLEVVNLGGKGYDPQKADYSDFKAWLQCYYVDGMKSIRDHNGRTMWFRGDPGPMAPKESKSPKAKKRAKKEDDHDYTDKKKVARSRSVSTSKKKKKVVKQEAVTKTPKKEKNARLEEAGSMRRKTREVNTTQHEKGSSARSRKSSSAEPTADPQRRSGRVTRQNSK, from the exons ATGCCCGAGGGACCAGAGCTCCACCTGGCCAGCCTTTACGTGAACAAAATGTGCGCAGGAGTGGTGTTCACTGGACCGGTCACAAAATCTGAGGTCAGCAAGAGTCCAGATGTGCCCTTCACCTGTGAGGCCTATCTGATCACTGCCACTTCCAGAGGGAAGGAAGTGAAGCTCACGCTGACGCCCATGAAAAGTGATGATCCAAAACGGAGAGCGAAGGCCGGACAAGCAGACCAGCCCATGGAGGTAGTGATACGCTTTGGGATGTCGGGCTATTTCCGCTTCACCGCAGAGGACGAGCTGCCCAAACATGCCCACCTGCGTTTTTATTCCAATGAGAAGCCCTGCAGAGTGCTGAGCTTTGTGGATACACGCAGGTTCGGCAGCTGGCAGCCCAATGGCACGTGGCAGCCTGACAGAGGGCCCTGCATCATGTTTGATTACGAAAGATTCAG GGAAAAGGTTGTGTCGCACCTTTCCGACCGAGCCTTCGACAGGCCCATCTGTGAAGTTCTGCTCAACCAGAAGTATTTCAACGGGATCGGGAACTACTTGAGGGCTGAAATCCTTTTCAG GTTGAACATCCCTCCCTTTGTGCCTGCGAGGACTGTACTGGAAGGCCTTGAGTCAGAAGATTTGTGTGAGAACAAGAAGCCTGTGAAAAATGAGATCACAGACACAAAG ACCTCACAACAGAAGCAGGTGAAAGGGGAGATGGGTGACCTGCTCAGACTGTGTCATACTGTACCCTTAGAGGTTGTCAACCTAG GTGGAAAGGGCTACGACCCCCAGAAGGCCGACTACTCTGACTTCAAGGCGTGGCTGCAGTGTTACTACGTGGATGGAATGAAGTCTATACGGGACCACAACGGCAGAACAATGTGGTTCCGA GGCGATCCAGGCCCCATGGCGCCTAAAG AGTCAAAGTCACCCAAGGCAAAAAAGAGAGCAAAGAAAGAAGATGACCACGATTACACAGACAAGAAAAAG GTGGCCAGGAGTCGCTCAGTAAGCACatcgaagaagaagaagaaggtggtCAAACAGGAAGCTGTGACAAAAACaccaaagaaagaaaagaatgcACGTCTGGAGGAAGCCGGATCCATGAGAAGAAAGACCCGAGAAGTAAACACAACTCAACATGAAAAGGGATCATCTGCACGTAGCAGGAAAAGCAGCAGTGCAGAGCCAACAGCAG ATCCACAGAGGCGGAGCGGGAGAGTGACAAGACAGAACagcaaataa
- the man2c1 gene encoding alpha-mannosidase 2C1, whose protein sequence is MYHQPVLKNRRTLLERAEKFISDIYFTDCNLRGRLYGDSCPLESLASFLSSKRITFTEASRQTFAPYKVGDTFGPTWWTCWFKVTLNIPESWRGKEVHLLWESDGEAMVWRDEQPVQGLTKEGEKTSYILSDCLKDEEPHSVTLYVEMACNGLFGAGGGSMIAAPDPNRKFSVQKAELVVFNRDVRELLTDFEMLIDIVKELGEGEQRGYQALFAVNEMVNLCDPSDPRSFSRARSLALTFFSQRNGESQHTAHAMGHCHIDSAWLWPYEETIRKCGRSWVTVIRLMEKNPEFVFTCSQAQQFQWVKSWYPGLFSQIQHYVEKGQFIPVGGTWVEMDGNLPSGESMVRQFLEGQRFFNREFGIHCKEFWLPDTFGYSAQLPQIMQGSGISNFLTQKLSWNLVNTFPHNTFFWEGLDGATVLTHFPPGNSYGMEGKVEELVKSVKNNKDKGRANHSAVLFGFGDGGGGPTQLMLDRLHRVQDTDGLPKVQTSSPDQLFSQLQADSALLCTWTGELFLELHNGSYTTQAQIKRGNRQCEALLHDIEIAGSLALCRNKTFQYPVEKLQQLWRLLLLNQFHDVIPGSCIEMVVEDALRYYEDIRSDGAALLRDAFGALGSKGNSTGVFNSLPWERHEVIQIEDGAGKPGLALVKAPSIGLSPVKDTQPAAPVSVTVQADGTVLMENGILQAVVNKDGTLASLHLINANREAISDSCHGNQFVMFDDVPLYWDAWDVMDYHLQTRKPVLEVVQPLRVASSGGIRGSVSFTLRISDKSTITQEIVMDAMCPYIKFNTEVKWAESHKFLKVEFPVRVHSPNATYEIQFGHLQRPTHRNTSWDWARFEVWGHKWADLSEHNFGVALLNDCKYGYSVHKNTMTLSLLRAPKAPDVNADMGTHHFTYAIMPHTGSFQDASVIQCAYNLNFPLRSIQCAPDTEPWSAFSVSTAAVILETIKQAEDRKGALVVRLYESHGSSVTATLCTSLPVREAWHCDLLERRDSTQPATITSEGITLNFRPFQIVSLLLIL, encoded by the exons ATGTATCACCAGCCTGTGCTGAAGAACAGGCGCACTCTCCTCGAGAGAGCAGAGAAATTCATctctgatatttatttcacagacTGCAACCTGAGAGGACG ACTCTATGGAGACTCTTGCCCGCTGGAGTCCCTCGCCTCCTTCTTGTCCTCTAAACGGATCACATTCACAGAGGCCTCCAGACAGACCTTTGCACCCTATAAAGTGGGTGATACCTTTGGACCCAC GTGGTGGACCTGCTGGTTTAAAGTGACCCTGAACATCCCCGAGTCCTGGAGAGGGAAAGAGGTTCATCTTCTGTGGGAAAGTGATGGAGAGGCGATGGTTTGGAGAGATGAGCAGCCAGTTCAG GGCCTGACTAAAGAGGGTGAAAAGACAAGTTACatcctgtctgactgtctgaaaGATGAGGAGCCACACAG TGTCACTCTTTACGTAGAAATGGCCTGTAATGGGCTTTTTGGAGCTGGTGGAGGGTCCATGATCGCAGCCCCAGATCCAAACAGGAAGTTTTCTGTCCAGAAGGCTGAGCTGGTGGTATTTAACCGTGACGTACGGGAGCTGCTGACTGATTTTGAGATGCTGATCGACATCGTCAAG GAACTGGGAGAGGGAGAGCAACGAGGCTACCAGGCGCTCTTCGCTGTCAATGAGATGGTGAACCTCTGCGACCCCTCTGATCCCAGGTCTTTCTCCAGAGCTCGCAGTCTGGCTCTCACCTTCTTCAGCCAGCGGAACGGGGAAAGCCAGCACACTGCTCATGCCATGGGTCACTGCCACATAGACTCAG CTTGGCTGTGGCCCTACGAAGAGACCATTCGCAAATGTGGCCGAAGCTGGGTGACAGTGATCCGTCTAATGGAGAAGAACCCAGAGTTTGTTTTTACCTGCTCTCAG GCCCAGCAGTTCCAGTGGGTAAAGAGCTGGTACCCGGGACTCTTCTCCCAGATTCAGCATTACGTTGAGAAAGGCCAGTTCATTCCAGTCGGGGGAACGTGGGTGGAAATG GATGGCAATCTGCCTTCAGGTGAGTCCATGGTGCGGCAGTTCCTGGAAGGCCAACGCTTCTTTAACCGCGAGTTTGGGATCCATTGCAAAGAG TTCTGGCTTCCAGATACGTTCGGCTACTCTGCCCAACTTCCCCAAATAATGCAGGGATCGGGCATTTCCAATTTCTTGACGCAGAAGCTGAGCTGGAACCTGGTCAACACCTTTCCT caCAACACATTTTTCTGGGAAGGTCTGGATGGCGCCACGGTTTTAACCCACTTCCCACCAGGAAATTCCTATGGAATGGAGGGCAAGGTTGAAGAA CTGGTGAAATCAGTGAAGAATAACAAGGACAAAGGCAGAGCGAACCACAGTGCAGTGTTGTTTGGTTTCGGCGATGGCGGCGGCGGACCCACACAGCTGATGTTGGACAGACTGCACCGGGTCCAGGACACAGATGGACTTCCCAA AGTCCAGACATCCAGTCCCGACCAGCTCTTCTCTCAGCTTCAGGCTGACTCGGCTCTGCTTTGTACCTGGACCGGAGAGCTCTTCCTTGAGCTGCACAATGGCAGCTACACCACACAGGCTCAG ATTAAACGAGGAAACCGGCAGTGTGAGGCGCTGCTTCATGACATTGAGATCGCCGGCAGCTTGGCGCTGTGTCGGAACAAGACTTTTCAGTATCCTGTGGaaaagctgcagcagctctggaG GCTGCTGCTTCTTAACCAGTTCCATGACGTGATCCCCGGCAGCTGTATAGAGATGGTTGTGGAGGATGCACTCCGATACTATGAAG ataTCCGCAGTGATGGTGCTGCACTGCTGCGTGATGCCTTTGGGGCTCTGGGGTCAAAAGGCAACTCCACTGGCGTGTTCAACTCCCTGCCATGGGAGCGCCATGAAGTCATCCAGATTGAAGATGGAGCTGGTAAACCTGGTCTGG CTCTGGTGAAGGCTCCCAGCATCGGTTTGTCCCCCGTCAAAGACACACAGCCAGCGGCTCCAGTCTCTGTCACTGTTCAA GCCGACGGCACTGTCCTCATGGAGAACGGGATTTTACAGGCTGTCGTAAACAAAGATGGCACATTGGCGTCGCTGCATTTGATCAATGCCAACAG AGAGGCCATCTCTGACAGCTGTCATGGGAACCAGTTTGTCATGTTTGATGATGTCCCTCTGTACTGGGACGCCTGGGATGTAATGGACTACCATCTGCAGACAAG GAAACCGGTTCTGGAGGTGGTGCAGCCTCTTCGCGTGGCGTCCTCAGGCGGGATCCGAGGCAGCGTCAGCTTCACCCTCAGGATCAGTGATAAGAGCACCATCACACAGGAGATCGTCATGGACGCCATGTGTCCTTACATCAAATTCAACACAGAG GTGAAGTGGGCAGAGTCACACAAGTTTCTCAAGGTGGAATTCCCCGTGCGAGTACACAGCCCCAATGCTACATATGAGATCCAGTTTGGCCATCTGCAGAGACCCACACACAGGAACACTTCATGGGACTGGGCCAGATTTGAG GTTTGGGGTCACAAATGGGCCGATTTGTCGGAGCACAACTTTGGGGTTGCGCTGCTGAATGACTGTAAATACGGCTACTCCGTCCACAAGAACACTATGACGCTGTCCCT ACTGAGAGCACCCAAGGCACCAGATGTCAACGCTGACATGGGGACGCATCATTTCACCTATGCAATCATGCCACACACAG GATCCTTCCAAGATGCCTCCGTCATCCAGTGTGCCTACAACCTCAACTTCCCTCTGAGGTCAATCCAGTGCGCTCCCGACACTGAGCCCTGGAGTGCCTTTTCCGTCAGCACTGCAGCCGTCATCCTTGAGACCATTAAACAG GCTGAGGACAGGAAGGGGGCACTTGTCGTCCGGCTCTATGAGTCACATGGGAGCAGCGTGACCGCAACTCTCTGCACCTCCCTTCCGGTCAGGGAAGCCTGGCA TTGTGATCTCCTGGAGAGACGAGACTCCACCCAGCCGGCAACCATTACGTCAGAGGGAATTACTCTGAACTTCAGACCCTTTCAGATTGTGTCACTTCTCCTCATCTTGTAA